The Desulfobacterales bacterium genome contains the following window.
AGACCAAAAATCGCTCCCAGACCGGAAGCGGTTGCTGAAATCCCCAAGGCCCGTCCGGCTTCGCCCCGCTGCGTCATGGGGTAGCCGTCAAAACAGGTGGCGACATTGACGGCCGTTCCGGGTGTATTGATTAAAATGGCGCTGATGGATCCCCCAAACGGGTTGGCGCCCATGACGCCGGCATACAGAAACATGCCGGACATCGGGTCCATGCCGAACGTCAGGGGCAGCAGCAAACTGAGCCCCACAACGCTTGACAGGCCGGGCAGGCAGCCGAACAAAAGGCCGATAATCGTTCCCAGTGAAACATATAATAAATTCTGTAGTTCAAAGGCTTTAAATAAAGCAGACGTCATTGCCTCGAACAAACCCATAGCGCCCCCTTAGAAAAAAGCATCCCGGTAGAATTCATTATCCCAGTATGCTTTCAATCTATTTCAACAGGTCTTTGTACTGACCATAAACCCGTGTCATTTTATCTATTTCAGCCTTCATTTCCGCATCCATTTTCAGTTCCAGCGGCATGCTTGATTTCTGCGACCACTCCAGCAGCCCCTTGTCATTAAACGAATCGACCAGCGATTTTTTGAGAATATCCGTACGGTCTTTTGGCAGCCCGGGAGGCGCAAACAGCATCTTGTAGTCTTGAACCGCCGTCGCTTCCGGAACGCCCAGTTCCGCCACGCAAGGCACATCCGGTGTCAATTCATGCCGTTTGGAGGTAAATGTGAAAACGGGTCTTAAATCACCGCTTTCGATATATTTTTTGAGCTGCGTCAGGTTCAGCACGGCGCCGTCGACATCCCCTCTCATGATCGCCGGTATTATGGCAGAAGTTCCACCGTAGCCTGTCACCAGTTCGGCGTCAAAAGCCATGGTCTTACTGGCCACGAGCGAAAAGGAATACATGGACGCGCCCCTTGATGTTGTCCCCAGCCGGACGCCCTTCATCTTCTTTAAGTCATCATATGATTTTATCTTTGATTTGCTCGAAACAAACAGCGCCTGTTCGCTGACCGCGATCTGGGCCAGAGGGGTCAGCTTGTCGGGGTCAAAGCCGATATCCATGGTCATATTTGCCACGGCCATACCGGGATAGGCCGCCAGTCCGATGGTATAACCATCCGGCTTGGATTTAAAGACGGTACTGACACCGGTAATTCCGCCGGCGCCTGTGATATTTTTAGCCACCACATTGACCTTGTTGGGGAGATATTTCGACATCACCGGCGCTATTCTTCTGGAATAGGTATCGTATCCACCCCCGGCCCGTAAAGGTATGATCCAGAGGATGTCTTTTTCAGGGTAGGTTTCAGCGGCAACCGCATGGGTGATAATTGCCGATGCGATTAATAAAAGTGTCAGGACCCCGACCAGGAAGATTAAACAAGTTTTCCTTTTCATACTGCCCCCTCCTTTTATGTTTATCGGAATTCTTAATACCTCTAACAATTATTTAAAAAGTTTACGCCACTTTTCGTAAATCTCCTTGGCGTATTCCACGGGCGCACCGGTTGCCCGGGGAAAGTTTTCTTTTTCTTCATAAGGAATGCAAGCATCCACCAGGGCAAGCGATGTATAGTAGTTTTTATTCTTGTCAAAGCAGAGCGGGTCAAGGGGCGTGCTGCGCGATCGGTTGATAAACTCTATGTCGGTAGCCGGCTGGCAGCGGGTTGCCATGGCCCACAGCACTTCATGAATATTGGCCGGGTCGATGTCCTCATCCACCACCACCACCCAACGGCCGGCATACGCGCCGGCAGTGGTCTGGGCCGCAACATGAAGCACCTGGCGGGCATGCCCGTAATACCGTTGTTTGATCGATACGACATTGAAATATCGTGACCCTGCCTGTTCATAGCGCCAGACGCCTTTCACTTCCGGTATCCCGGCCGTCTCCAGCTCCTTCCAGAGCAGGGCGGATCGCATCAGCGATCTGAAATCAAAGGCTTTGTTGCGTATTTCATGCCGGGCCGTCAGAATGGGATCGTTGCGATGCAGAACGGTTTTGACCCGCATCACCGGCTCTTTCCTGCTGGAGCTGCCATAATAACCGGTCCATTCCGGAAACGGCCCTTCGGGTTTGTTGTCATCGGGATAACAATACCCTTCGATGACAATCTCTGAATTTGCAGGAATCGGCAGTCCGGTTTCCGGAGCTTCCACCACTTCGACCGGTTTCCCCTTTAAGCCGCCCACCAGCTCATATTCACTGATGCCGAAGGGGACTTCATTTCCGGCAAACAGCGCCAGACAGGGGTCCTGGCCCAGACTCACTGCCACCGGACAGGGCAGTCCTTTTTCCCAATATTTTTGCCGGATGATATTGGCGTGCTTCCCTGGAGATATAAAGAGCGTCGCGGATTTTTCATCGTAGAGCTGCATACGGTATGTCCCCAGATTGATGTAGCCGCTGTCCGGATCTTTCATGATGACGACATCCGAAGTACCGATATAGCGACCACCGTCAAACTCCGAAAACAGCGGGACCGGAAATTTCAACAGATTGACTTCGTCACCCCGGTATATGTTTTCCTGGACCGGTCCTTTTTTGACTTTTTTGATTGGAAGGGGTTTGATATTTTCGACTTTCTGGTGGGCAGCTTTTACCAGATCCACCAGGGATTCATACGCCAGCGGAATATCCATGGTTAAGGCCACCGCCCAAGGGGTGATCAACTCATGAAACAATACCCGGTATCCTTTTTCACAACCCGGTATATTTTCAAATAACAGGGTCGGCGTCTCCAGTCCTTTTTTCGTACAAAACAATTCAGCCAAGGTCCCCATTTCCTTATCCCAGTGTGCGCCCTTAATCCGAACCACTCTGCCCATCTTATCCGCTTTTTCAACCCAGTCTCTCAGATCCTTATGCATTTCAGTTTACCTCCAGGTAGATTTCTACGGGCTCTCGCCCGTGACACTTAATTTAAATCATCGCTTGTAATCCGGGGCCGGTTCAACCTGCTCCATCCAGTCAAAGCCCACGGCTTTTACAATCCGGTTGGTCGCCGAGATAAACCGGGCCGGTTTATCGTTATCGCCATTAAAGTGCTGGTGGGTCGTATAGGGGGGGATATAAACATAGTCGCCCTCCTCCCATCTAAATTTCTTGGGTTCTTTCTCCCAGTCCCAGGCATAGGTTTCCGTGCATTCGAATTTGACATCCCAATGCAGATCATACCCCTCTCCCTCCAATACGTATAATATCTCCTCCGACATGTGACGGTGTTTGCCGCTGGCGCCTCCCGGCGTTAAAAACTGCTGGTACAGGTCAATAGCGCATTCGCGGGTATTCATCTTTTCATTCACCATGTGTTTGATGCGGCCCTGGACGGAATCATCCCAGGGCATTTCTTCCGCCTTGACTACGTTTTTGCGATTTTGATATTCCGCTCTAAACGTTTTTGACTGCTCCAGAAACTCCTGATAAAAATTGGCGCGTTTATCACCTTTTACGGCCTTTTTAGCTTCTTCGTACTGCATGAATTCCCTCCCTTCTTAATCTTCCGCCTGATAATTTTCCCACCCCGGTTTGGGTTCCACGGACGGATAGGTCACA
Protein-coding sequences here:
- a CDS encoding tripartite tricarboxylate transporter substrate binding protein, which encodes MKRKTCLIFLVGVLTLLLIASAIITHAVAAETYPEKDILWIIPLRAGGGYDTYSRRIAPVMSKYLPNKVNVVAKNITGAGGITGVSTVFKSKPDGYTIGLAAYPGMAVANMTMDIGFDPDKLTPLAQIAVSEQALFVSSKSKIKSYDDLKKMKGVRLGTTSRGASMYSFSLVASKTMAFDAELVTGYGGTSAIIPAIMRGDVDGAVLNLTQLKKYIESGDLRPVFTFTSKRHELTPDVPCVAELGVPEATAVQDYKMLFAPPGLPKDRTDILKKSLVDSFNDKGLLEWSQKSSMPLELKMDAEMKAEIDKMTRVYGQYKDLLK
- a CDS encoding UbiD family decarboxylase is translated as MHKDLRDWVEKADKMGRVVRIKGAHWDKEMGTLAELFCTKKGLETPTLLFENIPGCEKGYRVLFHELITPWAVALTMDIPLAYESLVDLVKAAHQKVENIKPLPIKKVKKGPVQENIYRGDEVNLLKFPVPLFSEFDGGRYIGTSDVVIMKDPDSGYINLGTYRMQLYDEKSATLFISPGKHANIIRQKYWEKGLPCPVAVSLGQDPCLALFAGNEVPFGISEYELVGGLKGKPVEVVEAPETGLPIPANSEIVIEGYCYPDDNKPEGPFPEWTGYYGSSSRKEPVMRVKTVLHRNDPILTARHEIRNKAFDFRSLMRSALLWKELETAGIPEVKGVWRYEQAGSRYFNVVSIKQRYYGHARQVLHVAAQTTAGAYAGRWVVVVDEDIDPANIHEVLWAMATRCQPATDIEFINRSRSTPLDPLCFDKNKNYYTSLALVDACIPYEEKENFPRATGAPVEYAKEIYEKWRKLFK
- a CDS encoding cupin domain-containing protein is translated as MQYEEAKKAVKGDKRANFYQEFLEQSKTFRAEYQNRKNVVKAEEMPWDDSVQGRIKHMVNEKMNTRECAIDLYQQFLTPGGASGKHRHMSEEILYVLEGEGYDLHWDVKFECTETYAWDWEKEPKKFRWEEGDYVYIPPYTTHQHFNGDNDKPARFISATNRIVKAVGFDWMEQVEPAPDYKR